TCCGCTGATCTCACCTTGTCCGTCCGACAACGCAGCAAAATTCGCGAGCACAGGCAGGCGAGAGCCATCGGGCCGCTCAATGGAGATTTCGACGCCCGACGCGGGAACGCCCGTACGCAGCACCTCGACAATGGGGTTCCTGTCATGATCGAGCGGTGTGCCATCCGGCTTCCACATCTTCGATGAACCGCAATATCTCTCGACTCCACGGGCGGGTTCTCTGCCCCAAAGCTGCACTGCCAGATGGTTGTAATTGCGAATCACACCCTGCTCATCGCACACCAATACTCCCATCGGAGCGGAATTGAACAAGGTGCGAAAGCGTTGTTCGGTCTCTTGCAAGGCGACATCGGCCCGCCTGCGTTCCGTGATGTCCTCGATGGCCAGAAGGATCATCGGATCCGCATTCGAAGACGGCGCGAGCGTCCGGGCGTTCAGAAGCATGATCCTGGATCCAATCGTCTCGAAGTCATGCTCCACCGTGAAGCCCTGCACTACGCGGCGTTCCGGCAAGATTTCTTCCAGCAATTTACGCAGATCTGGAATGTCCCATTGGCCGTTGCCCAAGCCATAGAGGAATTTGTTCAGGGTTTCCTCGGGAGAGACCTTGAACATGGCAAGGAAAGGCTCATTCGCCATCACAACTTTGAGTTCACCGGTCAACACCAGGAGCGGCTCGACGACCGTATTGATAACTCCATGAAAGAAGTCAGCCGCTTTTGTCAGCTTCTCATTGGCAACCTTGATGGCATTGATGTCCTGCAGGGCTAAGACAACTCCATCGATCTTGTTGTCCTGAGTGCGGTACGGCAAGATGTTCAATAAGTTCCAGCGCCCTTCAGCGTCCCGTATCTCCGATTCGGAAGGCTGGAGAGTCTCGAGCACCCTGCCAATCATCGATTCCAACTCAGGCGCATCAATATTCAACCGAATGTCCGCAATGGGCCGCCCGATATCGGACGGTACAACCTTCAGCAGCCGGTCGGCCATGGGCGTCACGCGTCGAATGCGTAATCCGCGGTCGAGCATCACCACTGGAAGTCGCGTGCTGTTCAGCAGGTTTGAGATATCGTTGGTCAGCTCGTGAAGGTCATTGTTCTTATGGCGCAATTCCGCATTGAGCGTGTTAAGCTCCTCGTTGGCCGATTGAAGCTCTTCTTTCGATGTCTCCAACTCCTCATTCGTGCTCTGCAGCTCTTCGTTGGCCGAGAGGATTTCTTCATTAGCGGATTGGAACTCTTCCCTCAGCGAGTCTTCTGACTCGATCGAGGAGCGCAGCGCATCCTGCACCTCGATAAGTCGTTGCTTCAATTGTCTGGACTCATCTCGCTCGCGGAAATTTCCTTTCATCTTGCCGCGAGATGCATCGTCAACCGGTGGCACATAGGACGAAACATCGTCGAAGAGCACGAGGAAAAAGAGCCGATCCTGAGGTTCTTTCTCCTTCAGGGGTGAGATCGAAAGATTCAGGATTCGCCGCTGGCCATCGCCTTCAAACGGAACGCCGTCCTTTCGAACGGGTGTGCCCCTCTTCTTCGCTGCGCTGATGAGGGTCCTGAGCTCAATTGCCAGTCCATTGCGCGCCAGCTTCAAAATGTTCAGACTTGGTTTTCCGGGCGCCGGCTCAAGGTAGGGAGATGTGCGCCCCCGGAATTGGACCACGTCCAACTCCCCGTTAATGACTACTCCGACTGGCGAGTGATTCTTCAGAACCAACCGATCGGCTTCCGCCTGCACGTCAAACTCAGACGTAGACGCATCTTGAACCTTCGCAGTCTTGCCGACCGCAGCTAAGCTGATTTGGGTTGGGAAATAGTTCTGCGCAAAGTCGTAGTGCAGCCTTGAACTCACGGTCTTCTTACTGTAGATCTTGTGCTTCTTGTCTACCGTGGAGAACAGGTCTGGGTATGCCGCGACACTCTCCGAGCCGCCGAGTACCAGAAATCCAGACGGCTTCAGTGCGTAATGAAGGATTGGAATGATCTTCTTTTGAAGCACGGGCTGAATATAGATGAGCAGGTTTCGGCAGGCGACTAGGTTCATCTGTGAAAAGGGAGGATCGGTCGCTAGGTTCTGCCGGGCGAAGATGCATATATCGCGTACTGCTTTGTTCACGCGATAGCCGTCCTCTGTCTTGACGAAAAATCGCTGCAGGCGCTCCGGCGATATCTCCTCGGCGACGCTCTCCCGGTAGACTCCGGCGCGCGCTCTTTGAATGCCCTTTTCATTCAGGTCGGTTCCAAATATCTGCACCTGAAAGCTCGATGCCTTGTCCCCCAGAAATTCAAGCAGTGTAATGGCAAGGGAGTAAGTTTCTTCCCCGGTGGAGCAACCGGGTGCCCACATGCGAATCGTCCCTTTGTTTCCTTTGTCCTTCAGAATCGCCGGGTACACCTGCGTCTTCAACGCTTCGAACGCCTCGAAATCTCTGAAGAAGCTGGTGACCGGAATGAGAACGTCGTCATAGAGCTTCTGGCCTTCCTCGGGGTGGGCCTTCATATACTTCGCATATTCGCCAAGCGAGTCCAGCTTCAGGATGACCGAGCGACGTAACGCGCGACGGTGAATCGTATTCGGCTTGTACTGGCGAAAGTCCACGCCGCTCGTCTTCCGCAGTTGTTCGAAGATAATGAGAAAATCGTCCTCGTGGGAAGGCCGAGCCGCCGAGTCTTCCAGTTCGTGGGCATTCTCTTCTGCGGCAGCCTCATTCTGGTGAACATAGGGATGGCGTCGGATCCGCAGCAGCTCGCTCGCAATTTCCGGGGCAGACAGAACGAAGTCCACACATCCGGAGTCGATGGCGCTGCGCGGCATACCGCCGTATTTAGCCGTGTCAGGATCCTGGGCAAAGGTGATGCCCCCTTCGGCCTTGATGCTCTCAAGCCCAAGAGTGCCGTCGTTGCCCGTGCCGGACAAAATAATGCCGATCGCCCCGCTCTTGCGCTCCTCAGCCAGGGAACGCATGAAGAAGTTCACCGACAAATGTTGAACTGGCCCTTTTTCTCGTGGAGTCAGCTTGAAACCGCGCGCGGTCAGGGCCATGAACGAGTCAGGTGGAATTACATAGACATGATCCGGCTTGATTCTGGTCCCGGCCTTGACCTCCTCGATAGGCATTCTGGTTGCCTTCGACAGTATCTCGGGAAGCAGGCTGTGATGCGTCGGGTCAAGGTGTTGCACCAGCACGAACGCCATTCTGGTATCGACCGGTAGCGCGTGAAAAAAATCCTTATATGCCTCCAAGCCGCCTGCCGAGGCGCCCACCGCCACAATAGGAAACGAGCCACCCGGCGTGCTCTCTTCAACACTCGCGCTCGCCCATTTTCTCTTCGGAGTGGACTTCGGTTTGGTCGGCTTCGTTCTCATGCTTGCTCGGGCCTATTTTTCACGTCTAAATCATTCTGCGACACCACTCAATTTAGGAAGCTTTGGCGTTGACGAGAGTTGTCCTTCGCGATCCATTGTGTGGCGCGACTCTCTGAATCGCTGCCAAAAGATCGGTTGGGTGCACAGGCTTCAGAAGCAAATCGAAGTTATATCCCTCTTCTCGCGCTTTCTGGAGAAGATCCGCCGTTGCCGCCTGTCCCGAGAACAGTAGGACTTTGCAGAGGGGATGGAGTGCTCTCAATCGTATTGCCAGGTCAATTCCCGACATCTGCGGCATCATCACATCGGAGATGAGCAAATTAGGGGCCTCGGTCGATGCCCTTTCGAGTGCATTCAGAGGATTCGAGAATGACTCCGCCAGAAAACCACTCTGCCGCAGGAGCACAACCAGCGTGTCAGCAATCACCTTTTCATCATCCACTACATATACGTAAACATTCTGTGAATTGAGCATGGCCATACCTGTCCTAACGCCATGGAATGAGATACTCCCGAAGGATACTCTTTGTTTTCGGGTTCGCCGGGAACCTCAGTGCAATGAAAGCAATTTAATTGCCAGGCATTGCTGTTGATTCTGTCCTATCACAAAACATATCGAAGCCATCAAAAGAGTCGGTGAAAAATCGCCGTGGTTTGTTCTCTTTATTGCCAACATTACGCCTAGACGCCCTATCTTCGCCCTGAACGTCATTCATTGTCCCTTGACGTTCAGCGATAGCTCGTCCCGCGTTAATGAGTGCAATATGAGAGAGCGCCTGTGGATAGTTGCCGAGAAGCTTGTGCTCAGAAGAATCGTATTCTTCAGAGAGCAAACCTACATCGTTCCGCAAAGCCAGCAATCGCTCATACAAAGAACGCGCCTCAAGCAGCCGCCCGGACATCGCGTAATTCTGCACAAGCCAGAAGGACGCCGCCAGGAAGCATGAATCCATTTTTTTCCCGAATCGACGCTCCTGGCGCACCAGCAAACCCTCTTTCATGAGCTTTTTTTCGATCATCCGAACTGTCCCTAAAACACGATCGTCAGTGAAGGGAAGAAAGCCACAGATGGGAATAAGCAGGGCGGACGCATCGACGCGTGAGGTCCCATAATATCGGCCGAAACATTGCCTTCTGGGGTTGAAACCCCTTTTGCAAATCTCTTCATGCATGCTGTCTCGTAGCTTCTCCCATCGGCTGACAGAGCCGGTTAGGCATTGTGACTCAATCCCGCGAATTGTTCGGTCCACTGTGACCCATGCCATGATTTTTGAATAGACAAAGTGTCGCTGGTGTTTGCGCTCCTCCCAGATTCCATAGCTGGGTCGATGCCAGATTGTAGATACGTACTCAGCGAGACCGATGCGTAGTTTCCTCACCTGATCGTCGTCAGGGACGTTCGCTGCCTTCATCGAGAAGAGTGCATCGGCCGTCTCACCAAAAACGTCTAGTTGGAGTTGTTCAGACGCGGCGTTTCCAATTCGAACAGGTCGTGACAGTCGATAACCGGGGAGCCATTTCAGCTCCGATTCAGGAAGATGGCGCTCTCCCCGCATCCCATACAT
This Edaphobacter acidisoli DNA region includes the following protein-coding sequences:
- a CDS encoding chemotaxis protein CheB, which encodes MRTKPTKPKSTPKRKWASASVEESTPGGSFPIVAVGASAGGLEAYKDFFHALPVDTRMAFVLVQHLDPTHHSLLPEILSKATRMPIEEVKAGTRIKPDHVYVIPPDSFMALTARGFKLTPREKGPVQHLSVNFFMRSLAEERKSGAIGIILSGTGNDGTLGLESIKAEGGITFAQDPDTAKYGGMPRSAIDSGCVDFVLSAPEIASELLRIRRHPYVHQNEAAAEENAHELEDSAARPSHEDDFLIIFEQLRKTSGVDFRQYKPNTIHRRALRRSVILKLDSLGEYAKYMKAHPEEGQKLYDDVLIPVTSFFRDFEAFEALKTQVYPAILKDKGNKGTIRMWAPGCSTGEETYSLAITLLEFLGDKASSFQVQIFGTDLNEKGIQRARAGVYRESVAEEISPERLQRFFVKTEDGYRVNKAVRDICIFARQNLATDPPFSQMNLVACRNLLIYIQPVLQKKIIPILHYALKPSGFLVLGGSESVAAYPDLFSTVDKKHKIYSKKTVSSRLHYDFAQNYFPTQISLAAVGKTAKVQDASTSEFDVQAEADRLVLKNHSPVGVVINGELDVVQFRGRTSPYLEPAPGKPSLNILKLARNGLAIELRTLISAAKKRGTPVRKDGVPFEGDGQRRILNLSISPLKEKEPQDRLFFLVLFDDVSSYVPPVDDASRGKMKGNFRERDESRQLKQRLIEVQDALRSSIESEDSLREEFQSANEEILSANEELQSTNEELETSKEELQSANEELNTLNAELRHKNNDLHELTNDISNLLNSTRLPVVMLDRGLRIRRVTPMADRLLKVVPSDIGRPIADIRLNIDAPELESMIGRVLETLQPSESEIRDAEGRWNLLNILPYRTQDNKIDGVVLALQDINAIKVANEKLTKAADFFHGVINTVVEPLLVLTGELKVVMANEPFLAMFKVSPEETLNKFLYGLGNGQWDIPDLRKLLEEILPERRVVQGFTVEHDFETIGSRIMLLNARTLAPSSNADPMILLAIEDITERRRADVALQETEQRFRTLFNSAPMGVLVCDEQGVIRNYNHLAVQLWGREPARGVERYCGSSKMWKPDGTPLDHDRNPIVEVLRTGVPASGVEISIERPDGSRLPVLANFAALSDGQGEISGAITTFMDIRERKDAELAAARLAAIVQSSDDAIIGKDLNGTIKSWNAGAQRLFGYKPEEAIGRSITMLIPPDHIDEEPIILDRIRRGEHIEHFESIRRCKDGSLLNVALTISPIIDVHGKIVGASKIARDITGQKLAEAALIKSEKLSAAGRLAATLAHEINNPLQAITNLAALLRHSPRLDEQERGYAAMMEEELGRVARLTQQSLSFYRGSVNPVAVHLDRVADSVLNLYADRLLAKHIAVTKQYLSDGVTIRSFPGEIRQVLSTLLLNAMDAIPSDGAIVLRIRKSSRRNHQPSRGIRITIADNGFGIASNNIRRIFEPFFTTKGEQGTGLGLWVANGIINRLGGTIQMRSSVCPEKSGTSFSIFLPAELPDKDFESHWKAGRDGDDLVTRKLSNDLA
- a CDS encoding response regulator, which gives rise to MLNSQNVYVYVVDDEKVIADTLVVLLRQSGFLAESFSNPLNALERASTEAPNLLISDVMMPQMSGIDLAIRLRALHPLCKVLLFSGQAATADLLQKAREEGYNFDLLLKPVHPTDLLAAIQRVAPHNGSRRTTLVNAKAS
- a CDS encoding glycoside hydrolase family 15 protein, whose protein sequence is MRIEDYALIGDCETAALVGRDGSIDWLCWPDFSSPACFASLLGARQNGRWIISPTVRPRKVTRRYQPHTLILETMFETESGTVLVTDFMPIREKHSDIVRLARCLDGCVVMRMELTLRFDYGRTVPWVSLAEDGSWSASAGPSVVYLRTLETLQTEDGAAFAAMTLSKGDEVSFVLTCTRAEEAAPERVNAHKALADTETFWTKWCATNRYKGPWHDAIERSLITLKALTYRPSGGIIAAPTTSLPEVIGAGRNWDYRYGWLRDASFTLESLLSFGYHEEAEAWQQWLLRSIGVAAEQMQIMYGMRGERHLPESELKWLPGYRLSRPVRIGNAASEQLQLDVFGETADALFSMKAANVPDDDQVRKLRIGLAEYVSTIWHRPSYGIWEERKHQRHFVYSKIMAWVTVDRTIRGIESQCLTGSVSRWEKLRDSMHEEICKRGFNPRRQCFGRYYGTSRVDASALLIPICGFLPFTDDRVLGTVRMIEKKLMKEGLLVRQERRFGKKMDSCFLAASFWLVQNYAMSGRLLEARSLYERLLALRNDVGLLSEEYDSSEHKLLGNYPQALSHIALINAGRAIAERQGTMNDVQGEDRASRRNVGNKENKPRRFFTDSFDGFDMFCDRTESTAMPGN